The genomic DNA AACCGCCTTGGGCATGGCGGTGGCTTGGGGGTGGGGTTGGAACCTGGGCGGCGCGCTGGTGTTTGGCATTTCGCTGTCGGTGGCCAGCACGGTGGTGCTGCTGCGCGCGCTGGAAACCCTGGGCATTCTCGACACCTACACCGGGCGCATCGCGGTGGGCTGGCTGGTGGTGGAAGACCTGGCCATGGTGCTGGTGCTGGTGTTGCTGCCGCCGCTGTCGGGTGTGCTGGGCGGCAATGCTGCCGCAGCCACGTCGGCCAGCATCTGGCAAACGCTGGGGTGGACGCTGCTGCAGGTGGGCGGGTTTGTGGCGCTGATGCTGGTGGTGGGGCGGCGGGTGTTTCCGTGGGTGCTGTGGCAGGTGGCGCGCACGGGTTCGCGTGAGTTGTTCACGCTGTGCGTGGTGGCGGCGGCGGTGGGCATTGCGTTTGGCTCGGCCGCGCTGTTTGGGGTGTCGTTTGCGCTGGGGGCCTTTTTTGCGGGCATGGTGATGCGCGAGTCCGAGTTCAGCCACCGCGCAGCGCAAGAGTCTTTGCCGCTGCGCGATGCGTTTGCCGTGCTGTTTTTTGTGTCGGTGGGCATGCTGTTCAACCCTTCGGTGATGTGGGAGCGGCCGCTACAGGTGCTGGCGGTGGTGGCCATCATCATCGTGGGCAAGTCGCTGGCGGCGGCTGCGCTGGTGCTGGTGTTTCGGTATCCGCTGCACACGGCGCTGACGGTGTCGGCCAGCCTGGCGCAGATTGGGGAGTTTTCTTTCATCCTGGTGGGGCTGGGTGCCTCACTGGGCTTGTTGCCGCCCGAGGGCGCCAGCCTGGTGCTGGCCGGTGCGCTGATTTCGATTGCGCTCAATCCGCTGGTTTTTCGGGCCATAGCGCCCTTGCAGAAATGGCTGCTGGCGCGCTCGGCCTTGGCGCGGCGGCTGGAGCAGCGCGACGACCCGCTGGCCGAGTTGCCCACCAGCACGGACGAGCGCTATCTGGCGCGCCAGGTGGTGCTGGTGGGCTATGGCCGCGTGGGGCGGCGCGTGGCCAGCGCGCTGGCCGCGCACGATATTCCGCTGGTGGTGGCCGAGCAAAACCGTGAACTGGTGGAAAAGCTGCGCGCACAGGGCATGGCGGCCGTGTTTGGCGACGCGGTAGACCCTGCGGTGTTGATCCAGGCCCACATCGCTCGCGCCTACATGCTGGTGATTGCCACGCCCGACACGCTGAATGTGCAGCAGATCATTGCCACGGCGCGCGCGCTCAACCCGACCATCGAGACCGTGGTGCGCAGCCACGGCGAAGAAGAGGCGCACCGGCTCGAAAAAGAATGCGGCAGCACGGTGTTTCTGGGCGACGAAGCCCTGGCCCAGGCCATGGCAGGCCATGTACTGGCCCGCGCGGTTGCCCGGGGATTCAGTGCAACGGCGCCGGGGGCGCTGCATGAATCGGCTTGACTTGGCTGGATTTATAGCAAAATTGGCCTGTAGCGCTTGTGTATTAAGCGCTAGATGCTATCTTTTTTGATGTGGTTGCTGTCTGCCAGAGCGCGGCGTTTCAACACCCTTATTCGTCGCTGTCTTCAAAAACCAGTGAAGGCACCGTCATGACGCGGGCCGTGCTGGCCAGGTCGTCGATCAGGCGGTTGGCGAAGAAGCTGCTTTGGGTGTCGGGCTCCAGGGCCGCCACGGCCAGGTTGGCCAGGCCCTGGTTCAGCGGCACATAGAAGCTGCCGGCGGGCACGTCGATGGCGCGGCGCACGGGGGTTACCTGGATGCGAATGGTGCCGTCGCTGCCCGCGACGGTGCCGCGCACATCGGCGCGTTCGGTGGTTTCGCGGGCGGTTTCGCTGTAGGTGTCGGCCAGCACACCACCGGGTTCGGCGATGCGCAGCACCTGCACACCCAGCAGTTGCAGCCGCTCGACCGCCATGGTGGCGCTGGCCGCCAGCCAGTAGCCGCAAGGCCGGGCGCGTGTTTTCACGGGCTGCAGGGTGAGCGATGAATTCCAGTCCACCTTCAGGGTGCGGTCGGCGCCGGTTTCGGGGTCGAGCATGGTCAGCTCGCGCTGCGTGGGCGTGGCCTGCGCTTCCACCACCACCTGGCCTTTGCAGGCCTTGGAGGCGGTGTCGCGCACCACGAATGATCGCACTTGTTCCAGGTTGGCGGCACGCTCTGCGGTGCTGCGCAGGGCGCTGGTGATGGCGGTGACCTGGGTGTGCACGCGGCGCTGGATGTGCATGCGCCCCAGGCCCACGCCCCGGGTTTCAACCAGCAGGCTGACGCTGTTTTTCAGGCCATTGACGTTGCGCCCAGTGTCGGGCTGCGCGCCGCCCATGGAGATGCGCCTGTCGTCCGGCTGGGTGGAGGTGGTGTAGTACCAGTCGCTCGACAGGCCCTGGGACTGCAGCGCACCGAGCATGGGCTGGTGAAACCACTCCAGCGAGGCTTTGGTCAAAAATTCGGGGTAGTTGGCCGTGGTGGTGTATTGCAGCAGGGCGTCGTAGCGCTGGATAGCGTTGAACTTTTGCAGGTAGCGCCCGACCACGGTGAATTCGTGCGCATCCAGGACCACGATGGGGCGGTAATCGCGCACCACGCGCGCCAGTGCCTGGGCTTCGGGTGTTTGCAGCAGCAGGTGGTCGCGGTTCATGTCCACGCCGCTGGCCGTGGTGCGATTGCCGCTGGCTGCGCCATCGGGGTTGGCCCGGGGGATCACCACCACGTTGATGCGGTCGAGCAGGGGCTCCAGCAGGCCCTGTGCGAGTTCCCGGGCAATCACCAGCAGGGCCTCGCTGCTGGCGGGCTCGTCGCCGTGCTGCTGGCCGATGAGCACGACGGTGGAGCGGCCATTGGCCTCCAGGCTGGCGACATCGGTGCCTTTGGCGTGGGTCAGGAGCAGGCCCAGAATGGGCTCGCCGTGCTGCGACGTGCCAAGACTGAGAACGCTGGCCGTTGTTGACCCCCGTGGCGTGGCGCTGGCCACTTCGCGCAGCCACTGCCCCACTTCGGCGTTGGTGGTGAAGCTGCGCCGCTCGGGGGCAAGCCCGGGCGTGCTGTATTGGGTGGCAGGTTCGGCAAACCGCGCGGCCACGGCAGGGCCATAGGGCGCGGCCGACGCAGCGTCTGCGGCAGCCAGCGCGGGCGCGCTGGGCTGCAATGGCGTGACCACCACGTTCTCGCGCGGCTGCCCCAGCGGCGGCGGCACCACGGTGCCACGCTGCACACGCGGCACGGAATCCGGCGCACGGGCGCGTGTCGTGGCGGGCGTGCCGGGCCAGGGCGGCAGTGGCGTGCTGGCACAGGCGGACAGCAGCACGGCCAAAAGGGCCAAAGAACTGCGCCATGGCGTGCGGCGTGCAATCAACGGCGTGGACCGCGCGGCGTGGGCGGTGGCTGAAATGGATAGAGCGGGGCGCTGGGTCATGGTGTGCATTGCCTGAGAGCCGGTAGGACTGGCGCGATGTTAACTGCGAGTCTTACAGCGGGTGTGTCAGCGTACACCGCGCCACCCTGGCTGGGGGGCTCTCAGCGAATTTGCAACGCCACGCGCCCAAAAGCGCGGTTTTGTGTGCCGCATAGCGTCAGATACTGCACCAGGATCGTGGGCACGGATCGGACAGCGCCTGCACACCGGTCGTCCTTGCTGCATGGCAGCAGGCGCGTGGCGCCCCGCTGCATGCAGGCTATGGCTGGGCGTGACGGGAGCGCGCTCAGCGGCCGAAAGAGCCGCGATTGCCACCGGGCCCGCGAGACCCGCCGCCCCGGCCGCCAGCGCCACCCGTGCCACCGCCATAGCCGCCACCGCCGCCCGAGTTGCCCCGGTAACCACCACCGCCACGGCGGCCGCTGCCGGCCATGCTGTCCACGCTGGTGCGCATCGGGTCAGGCTGGCCGCCGGCCGAATGGCCCGCGTTGCGCTGTCCCGGGTTGCTGTGGCCCGACTGCGTGCCCAGGTGGGCATTGGGGCGGGGGGGTTGTGCGTCGTCGTAGCGGTTGCCGCCACCGCCGCCTTCATAGCCGCCGCCACCGGCGGGGCGAGCGCGGCCGCGTGCCGGTGCCTGGGCACCCCCACGCGCGCCGCCGCCCTGGCCACCACCGCCGCCGCCACCGCGGCCGGAGCGGGGGGCATTGCCGCCACCGTTACCACCACCCGCACCCTGGCGTGGGCCGCGGTCGCCGCCGCCACCACCCTGGCCGGCCTTGTTGGTGCGGATGCGTTCCATCATCTCGCTGCGCGCCGCCTTGGCCGCTGCCTGCATGACATCGCGGCTTGGGGGCTTGCCTGCGCCGCCCCAGATGGTCTGGCGGCCCATGGCAATGGGCTCGGCCTTTTCGCCGGCGTCGGGGCCGAAGCCTTCGATGACCTGCACGGGAATCTGCTGCTTGGTGAAGCGCTCGATGTCCATCATGAAGCCTTCCTCGTCCATGCAGACCAGGCTGACGGCTTCACCGCTGTTGCCGGCACGGCCCGTGCGGCCGATGCGGTGCACGTAGTCTTCCGACACGTTCGGGATTTCGTAGTTGACGACGTGTGGCAGCTCGTCGATGTCGATGCCGCGCGCCGCGATGTCGGTGGCAACCAGGGCGCGGATGTCACCGCTCTTGAAGCCGGCCAGGGCCTGCGTGCGGGCGCTCTGGCTCTTGTTGCCATGCAGGGCCATGGCGTTGACGCCGTTCTTGGTCAGGAATTCGGCCACGTTGTTGGCGCCGAACTTGGTGCGCGTGAACACCAGCACCTGGCTCCAGTTGTGCTGCTGGATGATGTGCAGCAGCACCTGCTTTTTCTTGCCGCGGCCCACGGGGTGGATGACCTGCGTGATGCGCTGCACCGTGGTGTTGCTGGGCGTGACCTGGATGCTTTGCGGGCTCTTGAGCAGGGTGTTGGCCAGCTCGCGGATTTCGTCGCTGAAGGTGGCCGAGAACAGCAGGCTTTGCTTGTCCTTGGGCACCAGGGCCAGCACCTTCTTCACGTCGTGGATGAAGCCCATGTCCAGCATGCGGTCGGCTTCGTCGAGCACCAGCACCTGCACGGTGGACAGGTCCAGGAAACCCTGTTGCTGCAGGTCGAGCAGGCGGCCGGGGGTGGCCACCAGGATGTCCACGCCGCGCTTGATGCGGTCGATCTGGGGGTTCATGCCCACACCGCCGAAGACGACGGTGGAGTTGATATCAAGGTATTTGCCGTATTCGCGCACCGACTCTTCCACCTGGGCCGCGAGTTCGCGGGTGGGGGTCAGCACCAGGGCGCGGATGCCCTTGCCGCCAAACTTGTTCTTGGGTGCAGCGCTTTGCGACAGGCGGTGCAGCATGGGCAGGGTGAATGCGGCGGTCTTGCCGGTGCCGGTCTGTGCGCCGGCAAGAAGGTCATGGCCCGCCAGTACGGCCGGAATGGCCTGTGCCTGGATGGGCGTGGGCGTCTCGTAGCCTTGTTCGAGCACGGCCTTCAAAATGGCAGGAGCCAGATTCAGTTCTTCAAATTTCATGTCAATGGATGCACCCGTCCGGGGCGCTGGGTATCGGCCTGTCGTGGCAACCGGTGGGTTGCCGAGCCAGTCTTAGGCAGATGAGGTTCAAGGGTGGGAGCCCGGAAGATGCGCTTCCTTCGTCCCCAGCAGACTGCTGATGTGGCGGGCAACTGGAGCCCGCAACGCCGCGTATTGTCGCATGGGCCGATAATCGCGGTTTGTACGCAGAATTTCTGCCCACTTTTGCAGGTTAGAGAACGAATGGCCCAATACGTATTTTCCATGAACCGTGTCAGCAAGACCGTGCCGCCCAAACGGCAGATCTTGAAAGACATTTCCCTGAGCTTCTTCCCCGGCGCCAAGATTGGCGTGCTGGGGGTCAATGGCTCTGGCAAGTCCACTTTGCTCAAGATCATGGCGGGCGTGGACAAGGAGATCGAAGGCGAGGCCATCGCCATGCCGGGCATCAAAATTGGCTACCTGCCCCAGGAGCCGCAACTCAACCCGGACCACACGGTGCGTGAAAGCGTCGAGGAAGCCATGGGCGAGGTGTTCGCTGCCAAGGCCAAGCTCGAAGAGGTGTATGCCGCCTATGCCGACGCAGACGCCGATTTCGACGCACTGGCGGCCGAGCAGGCCCGCCTGGAAGCCATCATTGCCACCGCCGGCACCGACTCCGAGCACCAGCTGGAAATCGCCGCCGACGCGCTGCGCCTGCCTGCCTGGGACGCCAAGGTCGGTGTGCTGTCGGGGGGCGAAAAGCGCCGCGTGGCGCTGTGCCGCCTGCTGCTGTCCAAGCCCGACATGCTGCTGCTTGACGAGCCCACCAACCACCTGGACGCCGAATCGGTGGACTGGCTGGAGCAGTTTTTGCAGCGCTATCCCGGCACCGTGGTGGCCATCACCCACGACCGCTACTTTCTGGACAACGCGGCCGAGTGGATTCTGGAACTCGACCGGGGCCATGGCATTCCGTACAAAGGCAATTACAGCGACTGGCTGACCCAGAAGCAGGCCCGCCTCGAATCCGAGCAAAAGGGCGAGGAATCGCGCGCCAAGGCCCTGAAGAAGGAGCTGGAATGGTCGCGCCAGAACCCCAAGGCCCGCCAGGCCAAGAGCAAGGCCCGTCTGGCGCGGTTCGAGGAACTGTCCGATTTCGAATACCAGCGGCGCAACGAGACGAACGAAATCTTCATTCCTGTGGCCGACCGCCTGGGGACCCAGGTGATCGAGTTCAAGAACGTCACCAAGTCGTTCGGCGACCGTGTGCTGATCGACAACCTGACCATGAACGTGCCGGCCGGCGCCATCGTCGGCATCATCGGCCCGAACGGCGCCGGTAAGTCCACGCTGTTCAAGCTGATCGCCGGCAAGGAAAAGCCCGACAACGGCGAAGTCGTCATTGGCTCGACCGTGAAGATGGCTTTTGTGGACCAGCACCGCGATGCGCTGTCGGATGACAAGACCGTGTGGGAAGACATCTCCGGCGGTCTGGACATGATCAACATTGGCAAGTTCACCATGGCCAGCCGCGCCTATGCGGGCCGCTTCAACTTCAACGGTGGCGACCAGCAAAAGAAGGTGGGCATGCTCTCGGGCGGCGAGCGCGGGCGCCTGCACCTGGCCAAGACGCTGATCTCCGGCGGCAACGTGCTGCTGCTTGACGAGCCCTCCAACGACCTGGACGTGGAAACCCTGCGCGCCCTGGAAGATGCGTTGCTGGAATATGCCGGCACGGTGCTGGTCATCAGCCACGATCGCTGGTTCCTCGACCGCATTGCCACCCACATCCTGGCCGCCGAGGGCGATAGCCAGTGGACGTTCTTTGACGGCAACTACCAAGAGTACGAGGCTGACAAGAAGCGACGCCTGGGCGAAGAGGGCGCCAAGCCCAAGCGCATGCGTTTCAAGGCACTGAAGTAAGTCTGAGGGTTTCCGGTCAACTTGCTTTGCCACCGGAAACCTTTCTTTCCTCCTTCCTGCATGTCTGTCACTGCGCACCAATCGAGAACGGTCTTCCGTGCCTGCGTTGTCCACGCGGTGCGCGGGGGCGAAGCCCTGATGGGGCAGCTGGTGCAGGTCGCCAAGGGCGCGTTGGAGAGGGAGGAGTCTTTCACCCGCGACATTCAACAGCGCGCTCTGGTCGGCGACGCCTGGCGGTTGCTCAAGCAGCACGAGCCATCGCTGGTCAAGGCTTACCCCATGGCCTTGCTGGAAATTTTTGCCCAAGGGCCGTCCAAATCGGGCGCTCGCACGGTGACTGACACGGGCATGGATTTCGGCGAGCTTTCGCTCATGGACGAAACCGAGATGCAGGACCAGGTGGAACTGTCGCGGGCCCAGCAATTGGCAGCCCATGCCACCGACGCGGTGCTGGCGGAACTCAACACCCTGGTCAGCTCCGCCCAGGGATTGCGCAGTGTTCAGCCCGAACGCAACCCCTTGCGCCCGGAAAACTACATCCGCGCCTTGCTGAGGGTGGTGGCCGAGACCGGGGTGGAGCCACCCGTGCGGCAACTTTGGATGGAGCACATGCGCGAAGTGCTGGGCCAGTTGCTGGTCACCGAATACAAAAGTGCTGCCGCCAATCTTCGCGAGCATGGCATCGAACCGGTGGGGTATGCCGTGCTTGGCATGCCCTCCGGCGGTCGCAGCGGCTCCGGTGCGCTCAATCCGAGCAACGGCTATAGCGGGGGCTACTCGACCGGTTACGGCGGGCACTCCTTGGGTGCACCCGTCAGCGCGCACGGCGCCCCGGCAGCCTATGGCGGCCGGGGTGTGGACGGTTTTGCAGGTTGGCAAGGCGATTCGCTGCAGGCGCCCATTTCCTCGGCGGCCGAGGAAGCCTTGTTGACCGTGGGTATCCTGCGCCAGATGCTGGCCGGCGGTTCAGGCTGGCACGACCCCGGCGTGGCGCCGGTCGTGTATGCGGCTCCCTATGTGGGGCCGGTGGATGACCCGGCGTATTCGCCGGTGGTCGCCATGGAAGTGGTGGGCCGCATGATGGACAACATTGCGCAGGACCGGCGCCTGCTTGCTCCGGTTCAGCGCGCGGTGCAAAACCTGGAGCCGGCAATCAAGCAGCTGGTGCGGCATGACGGGCGCTTTTTCACCGATGAGGCGCATCCGGCCAGGAAGCTGCTGGACGAACTGACCCAGCGCAGTCTCGCGTTCAAGACGGAGAGTGCAGAGGGCTTTGACCAGTTCATGCGGTTGCTGAACGAGGCGGTTGGGCATCTGGCTGCCACGAATATTCACGATGCCGGGCCTTTTGACACGGTGCTCAAGGCGCTGCAGGCGGCCTGGGACTCGCAGGAGCAAAGGACCAAGTCGCAACACGATGGCAAGGCAAAAATTCTGCTGCAGACCGAGCAGCGTGAAATGCTGGCCGATAAGATCGCGGCCGACATTCGCAAGTTGCCGGATCTGGAACAGGTGCCCGCAGACATCCTGGACTTCGTTACCGGCCCGTGGGCCGATGTGGTGGCGCTGGCCCAGGTGACGCAGCCCGAGGGCCTGAACGGTAGCGAGGGCGACCCTGGCGGGTATCTGGCACTCGTGCCCCTGCTGCTGTGGAGCGCGCAGCCCGTATTGACGCGCGCCGAACCAGACCGCCTCACCAAGGCCATCCCCGGCATTTTGGCCAAGGTGCGCGCAGGGCTCAAGACGATCCAGCACCCACCCACCCAGGCCAGCAGCTTCATGCAGCGGCTCGTGGGCCTGCACCAGGCAGCTTTCGAAAAGCCGGCCCAGGCCCCGGTGGTTGTGCAACCAGAACCACCATCCGAGATCGAGCCCGAGCCCGCATCTCACGAAGCCCCACCCACGGACGAACTGCCGGTAGCGGCGGTGGCTGCAACCGAGCCCCCCGATAGCGCGCTTGCAGCGCCTGTGGACGACAGCCTTTATGCCGAATTTGTGGTGGGTGTCTGGGTGGAGCTGATCACCAACCGCCGTGCAGTGCGCACCCAGCTGACCTGGGCCAGCCCGCGCGGAACCCTGTTTTTGTTCACCGCGGCCGACGGCAGCACCCAGTCCATGACGCGGCGCATGCGCGACAAGCTGGCATCCGAGGGCTCTCTGCGTGTTCTACCCGGTGCACCACAGGCGGCCCGCACCCCGGATGCAAAGGTGGCAACGCTGCAGGCAAAAAAGCCTGGCCAAACCCGCTGAACAGATCAGCCCAGGCCAAGTCCAGGTCAAGTCCAGGCAGGAATGCAGCCTGCCTTGCGGCAGGTGCTCCCTCAGGTGCGCAAGAGTTTTCGGCGCACCAGATGGATGTGGTTGCGCAGCGCATACAACTCGTCGGCATACGACAGCGGCACGCTCACTTTTTCGACATGGGCCTCCAGCGTGTCGAGCGCCACCAGCAGGTCTTGCGGCAGGGCCTTGCCCGATTCGAGATCGTTTTCGATTTCGCGCAGACGCCCGTACCAGCGGAACACGCGTGAGCGCACCCTGAACTGGTAGATCGGTGGCACCACCCGCGACAGCGGCAGCATCACCGCCAGCAAGATACCCAGCACCAGCCACATGCGCTCGATCAGGTTGGCAATCCAGAACGGCAGGTAGCGCTGCAGCAGCGGCACCGGTTCGTTGATGGCGCGCTCGCCCTCCTTGGCCATGGGTAGTTCGCTGTGCCGGGTGCTGGGAAACTCGCGCGCCCGGTTGAACCAGCCCGCGCCACCATGCAGCGTTTGCGCATTCTGGGCAAACAGCGTCAGCAGCGCGGGGTGCGTGCCCTCGCGGGCCAGCAGCGACGTAGTGGATGCCACCAGCCGCACATCGTGCGCGGGCACATTGCCCGCCAGATCCACCACCCCACGGGGCAGTGTCACGGGGGTGAGAAACGGAAACTTGCGGCCATAGGCCTCGTGCTGGGCAAAGTCCATGAGGTGCACGCCGGGCGTCTGCAGCAGCATCTGCACCATGAGCGATTCGGGCGCCGACGCAAACACCAGCGCATCGAGCTTGCCCGCCAGAAAAGCCATGGTGGCGGGCGTTTGCTCCAGCCGCGACAGTTTCACCTGCCCCTTTTCCACGCGGTTCGCATCGAGCAATCGGTCCATCAGGGTGGGCACGCCACTGCCTTCCGAGCCCACGTTCACGCGCAGGCCGCGCAGCTGGCGCAGGCTGTCGAGCCGCCCGCTGCGGTGGATCTTCAGGGCGGAATCGGCGCGATAGAACAGCCACACCGGTTCGACAAACAGGCTGCCCAGCGACACCAGCTGCTCGCGGTCGTCTGGCTGCAACTCAGCCGTTCCGCCCTGCACAAAGGCCAGGTCGGCCTTGCCATCGCGCAGCAGCTGCAGGTTGGCCGACGAGCCCTCGCTGGGCAGCAGCACCACCTCGATGCCGTCGGCGGCCAGGGCTTTCTGGTAGCGCTTGCCAAACTCTTCGTAGGCGCTTTGCGCGGGGCCGGTGGCCAGCGTCACCTGGTTGGGCGGGTTGGGGTTCAGCCACCAGTAGGCGGCCACCACCAGAGCCAGGGCCAGAAAGGCCAGCGGGCCGGCAGAGACGATGAGGTCGCGCAGGGTGAGCAGGGTGTTGCGAAAAGCCTGGGGCATGGGTCTTGTGGTCAATTGGACCGAGGGTGCGAGTCAGTCAGCCTCTCAGGCCATATCAGCTGCGCAGGGCAGGTGCATGCCGTCGGAGGTGGTCAGGGCCTGTGCGGCGCGCACGGCGCGGGCCGTGGCGATGGCCGTGGCTTCGGCCGCCATGGTGGCCAGCACCAGCATGCCAAGGTGTTGGCCCGAAACGCCGGTGCCCAGGGTGAACAGTGTGTCGCCATCGGACAGGGTGTGCACCGGGTTGATGCTGCGCGCCAGCCCGTCATGGGCGGCCACGGCCAGCCGATGGGCCTGCACCTTGGTGATGACCGCATCGGTGGCCACCACGCCGATGGTGGTGTTGGTGCCGGCCAGCAAGGGTTGTGGAAGCTCGCCGCGCAGCAGGGCGCGGCGGGTGTCGAGCAGATGCAGGCCGTCTGTGGTGCGGGCGCCGGCAATCAGCTGGGCGGTGTCGGGGTCGAGCACATCGCCCAGGGCGTTGCAGGCGATGAGGGCACCCATGGTGACGCCACCCACGGTGATCGACGCGGTGCCCACGCCGCCCTTC from Acidovorax sp. T1 includes the following:
- the ybaL gene encoding YbaL family putative K(+) efflux transporter; amino-acid sequence: MPHSLNLINTIAAALGLALVLGFLATRVRLPALVGYLLAGVVIGPYTPGFVADAAMASQLAEIGVMLLMFGVGLHFSLGDLLAVRKIAVPGAVVQIMVATALGMAVAWGWGWNLGGALVFGISLSVASTVVLLRALETLGILDTYTGRIAVGWLVVEDLAMVLVLVLLPPLSGVLGGNAAAATSASIWQTLGWTLLQVGGFVALMLVVGRRVFPWVLWQVARTGSRELFTLCVVAAAVGIAFGSAALFGVSFALGAFFAGMVMRESEFSHRAAQESLPLRDAFAVLFFVSVGMLFNPSVMWERPLQVLAVVAIIIVGKSLAAAALVLVFRYPLHTALTVSASLAQIGEFSFILVGLGASLGLLPPEGASLVLAGALISIALNPLVFRAIAPLQKWLLARSALARRLEQRDDPLAELPTSTDERYLARQVVLVGYGRVGRRVASALAAHDIPLVVAEQNRELVEKLRAQGMAAVFGDAVDPAVLIQAHIARAYMLVIATPDTLNVQQIIATARALNPTIETVVRSHGEEEAHRLEKECGSTVFLGDEALAQAMAGHVLARAVARGFSATAPGALHESA
- a CDS encoding M14 family metallopeptidase, with protein sequence MTQRPALSISATAHAARSTPLIARRTPWRSSLALLAVLLSACASTPLPPWPGTPATTRARAPDSVPRVQRGTVVPPPLGQPRENVVVTPLQPSAPALAAADAASAAPYGPAVAARFAEPATQYSTPGLAPERRSFTTNAEVGQWLREVASATPRGSTTASVLSLGTSQHGEPILGLLLTHAKGTDVASLEANGRSTVVLIGQQHGDEPASSEALLVIARELAQGLLEPLLDRINVVVIPRANPDGAASGNRTTASGVDMNRDHLLLQTPEAQALARVVRDYRPIVVLDAHEFTVVGRYLQKFNAIQRYDALLQYTTTANYPEFLTKASLEWFHQPMLGALQSQGLSSDWYYTTSTQPDDRRISMGGAQPDTGRNVNGLKNSVSLLVETRGVGLGRMHIQRRVHTQVTAITSALRSTAERAANLEQVRSFVVRDTASKACKGQVVVEAQATPTQRELTMLDPETGADRTLKVDWNSSLTLQPVKTRARPCGYWLAASATMAVERLQLLGVQVLRIAEPGGVLADTYSETARETTERADVRGTVAGSDGTIRIQVTPVRRAIDVPAGSFYVPLNQGLANLAVAALEPDTQSSFFANRLIDDLASTARVMTVPSLVFEDSDE
- a CDS encoding DEAD/DEAH box helicase — translated: MKFEELNLAPAILKAVLEQGYETPTPIQAQAIPAVLAGHDLLAGAQTGTGKTAAFTLPMLHRLSQSAAPKNKFGGKGIRALVLTPTRELAAQVEESVREYGKYLDINSTVVFGGVGMNPQIDRIKRGVDILVATPGRLLDLQQQGFLDLSTVQVLVLDEADRMLDMGFIHDVKKVLALVPKDKQSLLFSATFSDEIRELANTLLKSPQSIQVTPSNTTVQRITQVIHPVGRGKKKQVLLHIIQQHNWSQVLVFTRTKFGANNVAEFLTKNGVNAMALHGNKSQSARTQALAGFKSGDIRALVATDIAARGIDIDELPHVVNYEIPNVSEDYVHRIGRTGRAGNSGEAVSLVCMDEEGFMMDIERFTKQQIPVQVIEGFGPDAGEKAEPIAMGRQTIWGGAGKPPSRDVMQAAAKAARSEMMERIRTNKAGQGGGGGDRGPRQGAGGGNGGGNAPRSGRGGGGGGGQGGGARGGAQAPARGRARPAGGGGYEGGGGGNRYDDAQPPRPNAHLGTQSGHSNPGQRNAGHSAGGQPDPMRTSVDSMAGSGRRGGGGYRGNSGGGGGYGGGTGGAGGRGGGSRGPGGNRGSFGR
- the ettA gene encoding energy-dependent translational throttle protein EttA, which translates into the protein MAQYVFSMNRVSKTVPPKRQILKDISLSFFPGAKIGVLGVNGSGKSTLLKIMAGVDKEIEGEAIAMPGIKIGYLPQEPQLNPDHTVRESVEEAMGEVFAAKAKLEEVYAAYADADADFDALAAEQARLEAIIATAGTDSEHQLEIAADALRLPAWDAKVGVLSGGEKRRVALCRLLLSKPDMLLLDEPTNHLDAESVDWLEQFLQRYPGTVVAITHDRYFLDNAAEWILELDRGHGIPYKGNYSDWLTQKQARLESEQKGEESRAKALKKELEWSRQNPKARQAKSKARLARFEELSDFEYQRRNETNEIFIPVADRLGTQVIEFKNVTKSFGDRVLIDNLTMNVPAGAIVGIIGPNGAGKSTLFKLIAGKEKPDNGEVVIGSTVKMAFVDQHRDALSDDKTVWEDISGGLDMINIGKFTMASRAYAGRFNFNGGDQQKKVGMLSGGERGRLHLAKTLISGGNVLLLDEPSNDLDVETLRALEDALLEYAGTVLVISHDRWFLDRIATHILAAEGDSQWTFFDGNYQEYEADKKRRLGEEGAKPKRMRFKALK
- a CDS encoding DUF1631 family protein; protein product: MSVTAHQSRTVFRACVVHAVRGGEALMGQLVQVAKGALEREESFTRDIQQRALVGDAWRLLKQHEPSLVKAYPMALLEIFAQGPSKSGARTVTDTGMDFGELSLMDETEMQDQVELSRAQQLAAHATDAVLAELNTLVSSAQGLRSVQPERNPLRPENYIRALLRVVAETGVEPPVRQLWMEHMREVLGQLLVTEYKSAAANLREHGIEPVGYAVLGMPSGGRSGSGALNPSNGYSGGYSTGYGGHSLGAPVSAHGAPAAYGGRGVDGFAGWQGDSLQAPISSAAEEALLTVGILRQMLAGGSGWHDPGVAPVVYAAPYVGPVDDPAYSPVVAMEVVGRMMDNIAQDRRLLAPVQRAVQNLEPAIKQLVRHDGRFFTDEAHPARKLLDELTQRSLAFKTESAEGFDQFMRLLNEAVGHLAATNIHDAGPFDTVLKALQAAWDSQEQRTKSQHDGKAKILLQTEQREMLADKIAADIRKLPDLEQVPADILDFVTGPWADVVALAQVTQPEGLNGSEGDPGGYLALVPLLLWSAQPVLTRAEPDRLTKAIPGILAKVRAGLKTIQHPPTQASSFMQRLVGLHQAAFEKPAQAPVVVQPEPPSEIEPEPASHEAPPTDELPVAAVAATEPPDSALAAPVDDSLYAEFVVGVWVELITNRRAVRTQLTWASPRGTLFLFTAADGSTQSMTRRMRDKLASEGSLRVLPGAPQAARTPDAKVATLQAKKPGQTR
- a CDS encoding TAXI family TRAP transporter solute-binding subunit; this encodes MPQAFRNTLLTLRDLIVSAGPLAFLALALVVAAYWWLNPNPPNQVTLATGPAQSAYEEFGKRYQKALAADGIEVVLLPSEGSSANLQLLRDGKADLAFVQGGTAELQPDDREQLVSLGSLFVEPVWLFYRADSALKIHRSGRLDSLRQLRGLRVNVGSEGSGVPTLMDRLLDANRVEKGQVKLSRLEQTPATMAFLAGKLDALVFASAPESLMVQMLLQTPGVHLMDFAQHEAYGRKFPFLTPVTLPRGVVDLAGNVPAHDVRLVASTTSLLAREGTHPALLTLFAQNAQTLHGGAGWFNRAREFPSTRHSELPMAKEGERAINEPVPLLQRYLPFWIANLIERMWLVLGILLAVMLPLSRVVPPIYQFRVRSRVFRWYGRLREIENDLESGKALPQDLLVALDTLEAHVEKVSVPLSYADELYALRNHIHLVRRKLLRT
- a CDS encoding P1 family peptidase, giving the protein MNARLPASDAGSITRVAGIEVGHFTDTRRPTGCTVVMAREGAVGGVDVRGAAPGTRETDLLDPCNLVEKVHAIMLAGGSAWGLDAATGAVRWLEERGVGFDVAVGRLPIVPAAVLFDLLVGDMRIRPDAAAGYTACAAASTADPAEGNVGAGTGAAVGKVFGMQRAMKGGVGTASITVGGVTMGALIACNALGDVLDPDTAQLIAGARTTDGLHLLDTRRALLRGELPQPLLAGTNTTIGVVATDAVITKVQAHRLAVAAHDGLARSINPVHTLSDGDTLFTLGTGVSGQHLGMLVLATMAAEATAIATARAVRAAQALTTSDGMHLPCAADMA